One part of the Acidobacteriota bacterium genome encodes these proteins:
- a CDS encoding aminotransferase class V-fold PLP-dependent enzyme, whose protein sequence is MSMIYLDNAATSFPKPEETYVFMDEFYRTHGVNPGRSGYDLCMETGQLVDDTRKLLTQFFNGSDPDRLIFAYNSTDALNLALFGMLSAGDHAVTTTIEHNAVLRPLYHLATHHGVEVDHVPFDERGFIDPDAVAARFRPTTRVVAINHASNVIGTVQPIQEIGRRCRDRGIHLVVDASQTAGKIPIDVQAMNVDVLAFTGHKSLMGPTGIGGMYVREGVEIRHTRAGGTGVRSAQRSHLDEYPWRLEYGTPNIMGIAGVNAGLRWIHKTGLAAIEAHEMGLMRSLVEGLRDIPGVSLYCQDDLTNHIAVMSFNVDGFEPGNTGTMLDVDYNIACRTGLHCAPRVHEQLGLDKLYGAVRFGLGPFNTEEQITTAIGAVREIAAARAKKVR, encoded by the coding sequence ATGAGCATGATCTACCTCGACAATGCCGCGACGTCGTTTCCGAAGCCCGAAGAAACGTATGTCTTCATGGACGAGTTCTACCGGACGCACGGTGTCAACCCGGGCCGTTCGGGCTACGACCTGTGCATGGAGACGGGCCAGTTGGTGGATGACACGCGAAAGCTGTTGACGCAATTCTTCAACGGCTCCGATCCTGATCGCCTGATCTTCGCGTACAACTCCACCGACGCGTTGAATCTCGCGCTGTTCGGGATGCTCTCGGCCGGCGATCATGCGGTCACCACGACGATCGAACACAACGCGGTGCTGCGCCCCCTGTACCACCTGGCAACCCACCACGGTGTCGAGGTCGATCATGTGCCGTTCGACGAGCGGGGCTTCATTGATCCGGACGCCGTGGCTGCGCGCTTCAGACCGACGACCCGTGTGGTGGCGATCAACCATGCGTCGAATGTCATTGGCACGGTCCAGCCCATTCAGGAGATTGGGCGTCGGTGCCGGGATCGCGGCATCCATCTGGTCGTGGACGCGTCGCAGACGGCCGGGAAGATCCCGATCGATGTCCAGGCGATGAACGTGGATGTGCTGGCCTTTACGGGCCACAAGTCGCTGATGGGGCCCACCGGTATCGGTGGCATGTACGTGCGGGAAGGGGTTGAGATCCGGCACACACGCGCCGGCGGCACGGGTGTCCGATCGGCCCAACGGTCGCACCTCGACGAGTACCCGTGGCGTCTCGAGTACGGCACACCCAATATCATGGGCATCGCCGGCGTGAACGCCGGTCTGCGGTGGATTCACAAGACGGGTCTGGCGGCCATTGAGGCGCACGAGATGGGGCTGATGCGCTCGCTGGTGGAGGGCCTCCGCGACATTCCTGGGGTGAGCCTCTACTGTCAGGACGACCTGACCAACCACATCGCCGTGATGAGCTTCAACGTCGACGGGTTCGAGCCGGGCAATACCGGGACGATGCTGGACGTCGACTACAACATTGCGTGCCGAACCGGCCTCCATTGTGCACCCAGGGTGCACGAACAACTCGGGCTGGACAAGCTGTATGGCGCCGTCCGGTTCGGACTAGGCCCGTTCAACACGGAAGAGCAGATTACGACGGCCATCGGCGCCGTGCGGGAGATCGCGGCAGCCCGTGCGAAAAAGGTTCGCTGA
- a CDS encoding CGGC domain-containing protein, which translates to MSNPIRVGIIICDRYRTCAGGKCLRALRAHEGAFSAYEGRDVELVAFTTCDGCPGGNVEHAPEEMKKNGVDVIHLATGLVVGYPPCPHIDYFKTFITEKYGIPVVIGTHPIPEKYYLTHQACGTWTGPEWPARLSPTVGDKAIRLAYD; encoded by the coding sequence GTGTCGAATCCGATTCGCGTTGGCATCATCATCTGCGACAGGTATCGGACGTGCGCTGGCGGGAAGTGCCTGCGAGCGCTCAGGGCTCACGAAGGCGCGTTCAGTGCCTATGAAGGACGCGACGTCGAACTCGTTGCGTTCACGACCTGTGACGGATGTCCCGGCGGCAACGTCGAGCATGCGCCGGAGGAAATGAAGAAGAATGGAGTCGACGTCATCCACTTGGCGACCGGCCTGGTCGTCGGGTATCCTCCGTGCCCGCACATCGACTACTTCAAGACGTTCATCACCGAGAAGTACGGCATTCCGGTCGTTATCGGCACGCATCCGATCCCGGAGAAGTACTACCTCACCCACCAGGCATGTGGCACGTGGACCGGACCTGAGTGGCCGGCCCGTCTCTCCCCGACAGTGGGCGACAAGGCCATACGGCTCGCGTACGACTGA
- a CDS encoding diguanylate cyclase, protein MNICIPVNSDEGIASPVCAHFGSAPFFMIVDTELGTCRALPNRNQHHAHGMCQPLMAIQGEDLGGIVVGGIGMGALSKLLASGLQVYRAEHPTVEMTMAAFKAGKLRAMTADAACGGHGQGHQHGHAHGRG, encoded by the coding sequence GTGAACATCTGCATTCCTGTCAACTCGGATGAGGGCATCGCCAGCCCGGTTTGCGCCCACTTCGGCTCGGCGCCCTTCTTCATGATTGTCGACACCGAGCTCGGAACCTGTCGCGCACTCCCAAATCGGAACCAGCACCACGCGCATGGCATGTGCCAACCGCTGATGGCCATCCAGGGCGAAGATCTCGGCGGCATCGTCGTAGGCGGCATCGGAATGGGCGCGTTGAGCAAGCTGCTGGCGTCCGGGCTCCAGGTCTATCGTGCCGAGCACCCGACCGTGGAGATGACCATGGCCGCGTTCAAGGCGGGCAAACTCCGGGCGATGACGGCCGACGCGGCCTGCGGAGGCCACGGGCAAGGCCATCAACACGGTCACGCGCACGGTCGCGGCTGA
- a CDS encoding DUF134 domain-containing protein — protein MPRPFCSRRIAGRPVAPVFVPAGVPRMLLDDVVMTLDEFEALRLVDLEKLYHDGAAEQMQVSRPTFSRIIDSARTKIADALVHGKALRMEGGPIQVHTGRRRCCRLHDALGEKPQRRDPQCRKPCPREEELL, from the coding sequence GTGCCACGTCCGTTCTGCTCCCGCCGTATCGCCGGCCGACCGGTCGCCCCCGTCTTTGTGCCGGCCGGCGTTCCCCGGATGCTGCTCGATGATGTCGTCATGACCCTCGACGAGTTCGAAGCGCTCCGGCTCGTCGACCTGGAGAAGCTCTACCACGACGGCGCCGCCGAACAGATGCAGGTGTCCAGGCCGACGTTCTCGCGCATCATCGACTCGGCGCGCACCAAGATCGCTGACGCGCTGGTACACGGAAAGGCCCTCAGAATGGAGGGCGGCCCTATACAGGTGCACACGGGTCGACGGCGCTGCTGCCGCCTGCACGACGCACTCGGCGAGAAGCCGCAGCGGCGGGACCCACAGTGCAGGAAACCATGCCCCCGGGAAGAGGAACTTCTGTGA
- a CDS encoding Rrf2 family transcriptional regulator, with translation MRLNTRGRYGLQLLTQLACHVKDPKPVGLKQVAAATGLPWRYLEQIAGPLRKAALIKGRPGRTGGYVLGRLPDRISLREVIESGVGPLCLMDCVDLPSMCDQSPGCSSRQVWVKVTRELRDVLDRFTLADLANRPCSGLRDAAKRARGARKTAAKPPARGGRSAKKWRFVRSYE, from the coding sequence GTGCGCCTGAATACTCGCGGTCGATACGGCTTGCAGTTGCTCACTCAACTGGCCTGCCACGTGAAGGACCCCAAGCCGGTCGGCCTGAAGCAGGTCGCCGCCGCGACGGGTCTGCCCTGGCGCTATCTTGAACAGATTGCCGGGCCCTTGCGGAAGGCGGCGCTCATCAAAGGGCGGCCCGGGCGCACGGGTGGGTACGTGCTCGGACGCCTGCCCGACCGCATCAGCCTCCGCGAGGTCATCGAATCGGGCGTCGGCCCACTCTGTCTGATGGACTGCGTCGATCTGCCGTCGATGTGCGACCAAAGCCCGGGCTGCTCGTCTCGCCAGGTGTGGGTCAAGGTGACCCGTGAACTGCGCGACGTTCTTGACCGGTTCACGCTGGCCGATCTGGCGAATCGCCCCTGCTCGGGACTGCGGGATGCCGCCAAACGCGCGCGCGGCGCCAGGAAGACGGCGGCAAAGCCGCCTGCGCGAGGCGGCAGGTCGGCCAAGAAGTGGCGTTTCGTCAGGTCGTACGAGTAG
- a CDS encoding adenylate kinase, which translates to MNIVLLGPPGAGKGTQADALTRALGILQVSTGDIIRTAIKSQTPQGLEFKKYAEAGALVPDALVHALVEHRLTQPDCQPGFLLDGFPRTVVQAQWLDQMLHRYSRSLSHVLLIEVEDAAILERIVGRATDPITGHIYHLKFDPPPTAEIAARVLIRQDDTADVLIRRLQEYHSKTQPLIPYYEQAGLLRRIDGVGSVDTVKSRMFGAIGLGPPA; encoded by the coding sequence ATGAATATCGTGCTGCTCGGCCCGCCCGGGGCGGGAAAGGGAACGCAGGCTGATGCCCTGACCCGCGCACTGGGCATCCTTCAGGTCTCAACCGGGGACATCATCCGGACCGCCATCAAGAGCCAGACGCCTCAAGGCCTCGAGTTCAAGAAGTACGCGGAGGCCGGCGCGCTCGTGCCCGACGCGCTCGTGCACGCGCTGGTCGAGCACCGGCTGACGCAGCCGGACTGCCAGCCCGGATTCCTGCTCGACGGGTTTCCGCGGACGGTCGTCCAGGCCCAGTGGCTGGATCAGATGCTCCACCGCTACAGCCGGTCTCTCTCCCACGTCCTGTTGATTGAAGTCGAAGATGCCGCGATTCTGGAGCGCATCGTGGGCCGGGCAACCGACCCGATCACCGGGCACATCTACCACCTGAAATTCGATCCGCCGCCGACAGCGGAGATCGCGGCGCGGGTGCTGATTCGACAGGACGACACCGCCGACGTCCTGATCAGGCGTCTGCAGGAATACCACAGCAAGACCCAGCCGCTGATTCCATACTATGAGCAAGCCGGCCTGCTGCGGAGAATAGACGGCGTCGGCTCGGTCGACACGGTGAAATCGCGCATGTTCGGCGCCATCGGATTGGGCCCGCCGGCGTAG
- a CDS encoding HAD hydrolase-like protein, protein MSKPLSIPGLGTLADQTGLLSLDACSDGTFRVGRDGVERILTPADGRVEFVVFADRTLAYVKSALGYAAYYPVHPVQIERPVRAVLMDLDGTTVRSEPFWVWMIEQATASLLGRPSFSLETSDLPFVSGFSVSEHLQYCITKYCPDKTVEQARRYYFEHTRREMREILEGRGRTDVFVPTPGLRDFLLALKADGIRIGVVTSGLHEKAWPELVAAFRTMDLGDPAAFYDAIITAGYPVGHGRAGTLGELSPKPHPWLYAEISRIGLGIEFDQRNHVLGIEDSGAGVCAIRLAGFPTIGIAGGNIIQSGTRPLCEHYCDSLADVLTVIRSSEAA, encoded by the coding sequence ATGAGCAAACCGCTGAGCATCCCCGGACTCGGAACGCTGGCCGACCAGACGGGCCTGCTCTCGCTCGATGCCTGCAGCGACGGCACGTTCCGCGTCGGCCGCGACGGCGTGGAGCGGATCCTGACGCCCGCGGACGGCCGCGTCGAGTTTGTCGTGTTTGCTGACCGCACACTGGCCTACGTCAAATCGGCGCTGGGATATGCCGCGTACTACCCGGTGCACCCCGTGCAGATCGAGCGGCCCGTTCGCGCGGTGCTGATGGATCTGGACGGCACCACCGTGCGCAGCGAACCGTTCTGGGTGTGGATGATCGAGCAGGCCACCGCCAGCCTGCTCGGGCGGCCGTCGTTTTCGCTCGAGACGTCCGACCTCCCGTTCGTATCCGGCTTCAGCGTGTCGGAGCATCTGCAGTACTGCATCACCAAGTACTGCCCGGACAAGACCGTCGAGCAGGCTCGCCGGTACTACTTTGAGCACACGCGCCGCGAGATGCGCGAGATTCTCGAAGGGCGCGGCCGCACCGACGTCTTCGTGCCGACGCCTGGCCTTAGGGATTTTCTGCTGGCGCTCAAGGCCGACGGCATCAGGATTGGCGTGGTCACGTCAGGCTTGCACGAGAAGGCCTGGCCCGAACTGGTCGCCGCGTTCAGGACGATGGATCTGGGCGACCCGGCCGCGTTCTACGATGCCATCATCACCGCGGGGTATCCGGTCGGCCACGGCCGCGCCGGCACCCTCGGCGAACTGTCTCCCAAGCCGCACCCGTGGCTCTACGCCGAGATCTCCAGAATCGGGCTCGGGATCGAGTTCGACCAGCGCAACCATGTGCTCGGAATCGAGGATAGCGGCGCCGGCGTCTGTGCGATTCGGCTGGCCGGCTTCCCCACTATCGGGATCGCAGGGGGCAATATCATTCAGAGCGGAACGCGTCCGCTCTGCGAGCACTACTGCGACTCGCTCGCCGACGTGCTGACCGTCATTCGAAGTTCGGAGGCCGCTTGA
- a CDS encoding lactate utilization protein produces the protein MTNSRDRVLGAVRDALLRAELPHSSADRPFYAVPPEATGAEDPIEQFAQALVALAGEVHHAHSLATISDTIIGIARASGASSYLSWNEDAIECAGLVDTLTSRGLHRMAYDLPFDQHGRDERIRVLAQVGIGVTGADAALADSGAIVLASGPGRGRLASLLPPVHIAVVKRDRIFPSLPALLVARPDLVGAGSNLVAIAGPSRTADIEMTLTHGVHGPKHVHVILIP, from the coding sequence ATGACGAACTCACGCGATCGGGTGCTCGGGGCTGTCCGCGACGCGCTGCTTCGGGCGGAGCTTCCGCATTCGTCGGCAGATCGTCCGTTCTATGCCGTCCCGCCAGAGGCAACGGGCGCGGAAGATCCGATCGAACAATTCGCGCAGGCGCTTGTCGCGCTTGCCGGCGAGGTGCATCATGCGCATTCGCTCGCGACGATCAGCGACACGATCATCGGCATCGCCCGCGCCTCTGGAGCCTCGTCATATCTGAGCTGGAACGAGGACGCTATCGAATGCGCCGGACTGGTCGACACGCTGACGTCGCGCGGACTGCATCGCATGGCATATGATCTCCCATTCGATCAGCACGGCCGCGACGAGCGTATTCGCGTGTTGGCGCAGGTCGGAATCGGCGTGACCGGCGCTGACGCGGCGCTGGCCGACAGCGGGGCGATCGTGCTGGCAAGCGGGCCCGGACGCGGACGGCTCGCCTCGCTGCTGCCGCCAGTGCACATCGCGGTGGTGAAGCGGGACCGGATATTCCCGTCGCTACCGGCGCTCCTGGTCGCGCGGCCGGATCTGGTGGGGGCTGGAAGCAACCTGGTCGCGATCGCGGGCCCGAGTCGGACGGCCGATATTGAAATGACGTTGACCCACGGCGTGCACGGCCCGAAACACGTGCACGTGATCCTGATCCCATGA
- a CDS encoding LutB/LldF family L-lactate oxidation iron-sulfur protein, which translates to MSESTSRGAAAKAHAEADVAGAAFHTRIDTALGDGKLRQALSMTTGRLATGRATAFAALPYAEALRVAAQRIRAHTIAHLDRYLVEFTTNAERAGCRIHWAETAADAARMVVEIARASGVSLAVKSKSMLSEEIELNSALESAGIRVVETDLGEFVVQLAGDRPSHIIAPIVHRRREDVAALFREKLGATDEEVATIPAMTAFARKTLRDQFVGAGMGVSGVNLAVADTGSLCLVTNEGNGRLTTTLPRVHVALLGLERLVPTSADLSVVLQLLARSATGQAMPVYTNVLTGPRRRGSAADAGGGEPDGPDQLHIVIVDNGRTRLLGSELAEILYCVRCGACLNVCPVYRQIGGHAYGGVYPGPVGSVVMPGLEGLGAWSELPQASSLCGACRDVCPVRIDLPRLLLKLRAQAVRQSLGPAWLRLGMRIFAAVATRPAVYRHVGNLVGRIGAAVAPDGWLTRLPGPLAAWTQSRDFPAPAAKSFTQSWRPKRGAERTRR; encoded by the coding sequence ATGAGTGAGTCGACCTCCCGCGGAGCGGCTGCGAAGGCCCACGCCGAGGCCGATGTCGCCGGCGCCGCGTTCCACACGCGCATCGACACGGCGCTTGGAGACGGAAAGCTGCGCCAGGCGCTGTCGATGACCACGGGCCGGCTCGCCACGGGCCGCGCCACCGCCTTTGCCGCGCTGCCGTACGCCGAGGCCCTGCGAGTCGCGGCGCAGCGGATTCGCGCCCACACAATCGCACACCTCGATCGCTACCTCGTCGAGTTCACCACGAATGCCGAGCGCGCCGGATGCCGCATCCATTGGGCAGAGACGGCAGCCGACGCCGCACGCATGGTCGTGGAGATTGCCCGGGCCAGCGGAGTCTCTCTCGCCGTCAAGTCGAAGTCGATGTTGAGCGAGGAGATCGAACTCAACAGCGCCCTGGAATCGGCTGGCATCCGCGTCGTCGAAACGGACCTCGGCGAGTTCGTCGTCCAGCTGGCGGGGGACAGGCCGTCGCACATCATCGCGCCCATCGTGCATCGTCGCCGCGAGGACGTGGCGGCGCTGTTCCGCGAGAAGCTCGGGGCCACCGACGAAGAGGTGGCGACCATCCCCGCGATGACGGCATTCGCCAGGAAGACGCTGCGCGACCAGTTCGTCGGTGCCGGCATGGGCGTCAGCGGCGTCAACCTCGCCGTCGCCGACACCGGCAGCCTCTGCCTCGTGACCAACGAGGGAAACGGCCGGCTGACGACGACCTTGCCACGGGTCCACGTCGCGCTGCTGGGATTGGAGCGGCTCGTCCCGACCTCGGCCGATCTGAGCGTCGTGCTGCAGCTGCTCGCACGAAGCGCAACGGGCCAGGCGATGCCGGTCTACACAAACGTGCTGACGGGGCCACGGCGTCGTGGCAGCGCCGCCGATGCTGGCGGCGGCGAACCGGACGGCCCCGACCAGCTCCACATCGTCATCGTGGACAACGGCCGCACGAGACTGCTGGGTTCCGAACTGGCGGAAATCCTCTATTGCGTCCGCTGCGGCGCCTGCCTGAACGTCTGCCCAGTCTACCGCCAGATTGGCGGCCACGCGTACGGTGGCGTCTACCCGGGGCCAGTTGGATCGGTAGTGATGCCCGGCCTCGAGGGACTTGGTGCCTGGTCGGAGCTTCCGCAGGCCAGCAGCCTCTGCGGCGCATGCCGCGACGTCTGCCCTGTCCGCATCGACCTGCCGCGATTGCTCCTGAAGCTGCGCGCGCAGGCGGTTCGCCAATCGCTCGGGCCGGCGTGGCTCAGACTTGGCATGCGGATCTTCGCGGCCGTGGCGACGCGCCCGGCCGTGTATCGCCACGTGGGCAATCTGGTGGGCCGAATCGGCGCGGCCGTCGCCCCAGACGGGTGGTTGACGAGGCTCCCCGGACCGCTCGCGGCCTGGACCCAGTCGCGAGATTTCCCTGCCCCGGCTGCCAAGTCGTTTACGCAGTCGTGGCGCCCGAAGCGCGGGGCGGAACGGACCCGCCGATGA
- a CDS encoding (Fe-S)-binding protein codes for MKTDTSTDAPPPQPPTARPSRVQLFATCLVDRFFPGVGHATVAVLERAGVAVDVPADQTCCGQPALNGGFTDHARAMARHTIDVLSASPDPVVVPSGSCADMIVNHYPELLAQDAVYGPKARELASRTWELSQFIVDVLGQSDPGSRTNTRLAYHASCHGLRGLDLREAPRQLLGAATGGRCADLPDAETCCGFGGLFAIKMAPVSAAMLEAKIASIESSGAEAVVATDVSCLMHIGGGLRRRRSPVRIMHIAEVLAGSDHE; via the coding sequence ATGAAGACCGACACGAGCACAGACGCACCGCCGCCGCAACCGCCAACCGCGCGCCCGTCGCGGGTGCAGCTGTTTGCGACGTGCCTGGTCGACCGGTTCTTCCCCGGTGTGGGCCACGCGACTGTCGCGGTACTCGAACGGGCCGGCGTCGCCGTCGATGTGCCAGCCGACCAGACATGCTGCGGCCAACCGGCTCTTAATGGCGGCTTCACCGATCATGCCCGGGCGATGGCGCGGCATACGATCGACGTCCTGTCGGCCAGCCCCGACCCGGTCGTCGTGCCGTCGGGTTCGTGCGCCGACATGATCGTGAACCACTATCCGGAGCTGCTCGCGCAGGATGCGGTCTACGGTCCGAAGGCCCGCGAACTCGCGTCGCGAACCTGGGAGCTGTCGCAGTTCATTGTCGATGTGCTGGGCCAGAGCGATCCCGGATCCCGCACGAACACCCGGCTCGCCTATCACGCATCGTGCCACGGCCTGCGCGGGCTCGATCTTCGCGAGGCGCCGCGTCAGTTGCTCGGGGCGGCGACGGGCGGGCGATGCGCGGACCTGCCGGACGCTGAAACGTGTTGCGGGTTTGGCGGCTTGTTCGCGATCAAGATGGCTCCCGTCTCGGCGGCGATGCTCGAAGCGAAGATCGCATCAATCGAGAGCAGCGGCGCCGAGGCCGTGGTGGCGACCGACGTCAGCTGCCTGATGCACATCGGCGGCGGGCTCCGCAGGCGGCGCAGTCCCGTCCGGATCATGCACATCGCCGAAGTCCTCGCGGGATCCGACCATGAGTGA
- a CDS encoding NADH:flavin oxidoreductase/NADH oxidase encodes MAVPHLFTPLIIRDVTFRNRIGVSPMCQYSSEDGCATDWHLVHLGSRAVGGAGLVMTEATAVLPRGRISPADLGIWDDHHIPGLRRVVDFVRAQGAVAGIQLAHAGRKASTAPPWMGGRVVGVADGGWPVAGPSAVPFDAHSPDPEALTAGGIAETVAAFAAAARRARDAGFDVVEIHAAHGYLIHEFLSPIANTRADEYGGSYDNRTRLLKQVCAAVRQEWPASKPMFVRISATDWAEGGWRAEDAVALAHHLSRHGVDLIDCSSGGIAPGIAIPAGPGFQVPFSQRIKDTVPMLTAAVGFITSPAQADQIIRTEQADMVLLAREMLRDPYWPLHAARTLGHDVPWPNQYARAK; translated from the coding sequence ATGGCCGTGCCGCACTTGTTTACGCCGCTGATCATTCGTGACGTCACGTTCCGCAACCGGATTGGCGTCTCGCCGATGTGCCAGTACTCCAGCGAGGACGGTTGCGCCACCGACTGGCATCTGGTCCACCTGGGAAGCCGCGCCGTCGGCGGCGCGGGCCTCGTAATGACCGAGGCCACGGCGGTGTTGCCGAGGGGCCGCATCAGCCCCGCCGATCTTGGAATCTGGGATGACCACCACATCCCGGGACTCAGGCGGGTGGTCGATTTCGTCAGGGCACAGGGCGCCGTCGCGGGCATTCAACTCGCGCATGCCGGGCGCAAGGCCAGCACGGCGCCGCCCTGGATGGGCGGGCGCGTGGTCGGCGTCGCTGATGGCGGATGGCCCGTGGCCGGGCCGAGCGCGGTGCCGTTCGACGCGCACTCACCCGACCCCGAAGCGCTCACCGCCGGCGGCATCGCGGAGACTGTTGCGGCCTTTGCCGCAGCGGCGCGCAGAGCGAGGGATGCCGGATTCGATGTCGTCGAGATTCACGCCGCCCATGGCTACCTGATCCACGAGTTTCTCTCGCCGATAGCCAACACGCGCGCAGACGAATACGGCGGGTCGTACGACAATCGCACGCGGCTGCTGAAACAGGTGTGCGCTGCCGTCCGGCAGGAGTGGCCCGCGTCGAAGCCGATGTTCGTCCGCATATCGGCCACCGACTGGGCCGAGGGCGGCTGGCGCGCCGAAGATGCCGTGGCGCTGGCCCACCACCTGTCGCGGCACGGGGTCGACCTCATCGATTGCTCGTCGGGCGGCATTGCGCCGGGCATCGCCATTCCGGCCGGACCGGGATTCCAGGTGCCGTTCTCGCAGCGGATCAAGGACACCGTGCCGATGTTGACCGCGGCCGTCGGGTTCATCACCTCGCCCGCCCAGGCCGATCAGATTATCCGCACCGAGCAGGCGGACATGGTGCTGCTGGCGCGCGAGATGCTCCGCGATCCGTACTGGCCGCTGCACGCGGCGCGCACGCTCGGCCACGACGTGCCGTGGCCGAATCAGTACGCGAGAGCCAAGTAG